In a genomic window of Ptiloglossa arizonensis isolate GNS036 chromosome 12, iyPtiAriz1_principal, whole genome shotgun sequence:
- the LOC143153203 gene encoding uncharacterized protein LOC143153203: protein MPRTKRVRKSKQEQQPVEEIDLLIQDFKQQAHLRILRMEAEAEMEIKSLEKFIDITLSRFPLEIQQMTLAEIFTYETDNQKENCNKVSSSVDDYSLVLAPRIVKGKKTSKRITAVSDDGYVTEGVVTSYPTKIQKDKEVSRNIRTRSNSRTSKIKLSEVNQETVKKTRKERGKESMKGAKFKTPAIQKLNISEYGLVTPKVKPNTPLNVLRRPRHGEMVLSMQGSPLFVSTVVQEDIANVNVPLSNGNIMSLLPKDGLRMSHIPQLDSETMQQLETLKNHIEKVISIK from the coding sequence ATGCCGCGAACGAAGCGTGTACGGAAATCAAAACAAGAACAGCAGCCGGTGGAAGAAATTGATTTGTTGATACAAGATTTTAAGCAACAGGCACATTTACGAATTTTAAGAATGGAAGCAGAAGCAGAAATGGAGATAAAAAGTCTTGAAAAATTTATAGACATTACTCTGTCTCGGTTTCCTCTGGAGATACAGCAAATGACCCTTGCTGAAATATTCACTTATGAAACTGACAATCAGAAAGAAAACTGCAACAAAGTTTCGTCTTCAGTTGATGATTATTCATTAGTTTTGGCTCCGAGAATAGTGAAAGGAAAAAAGACCTCGAAAAGAATCACTGCTGTATCCGACGATGGATACGTGACTGAGGGAGTAGTTACTTCATACccaacaaaaattcaaaaggaTAAAGAAGTATCTAGGAACATAAGAACACGTAGCAATTCCAGAACTAGCAAGATAAAACTCAGTGAAGTTAATCAAGAGACTGTGAAGAAAACTAGGAAGGAACGTGGAAAAGAATCTATGAAAGGTGCTAAATTTAAAACTCCTGCAATTCAGAAACTCAATATCTCTGAGTATGGGCTTGTAACTCCAAAAGTCAAACCCAATACACCGTTAAATGTGTTAAGACGTCCACGACATGGGGAAATGGTTCTTAGTATGCAAGGTAGTCCCTTATTTGTTTCTACAGTTGTCCAAGAAGATATTGCCAATGTTAATGTACCTTTAAGTAATGGTAATATAATGTCATTGTTACCTAAAGATGGACTACGTATGTCACACATTCCTCAGTTAGATTCAGAAACTATGCAACAGttagaaacattaaaaaatcaTATTGAGAAAGTTATCTCTATAAAATGA
- the LOC143153178 gene encoding leucine-rich repeat-containing protein 51-like: MEPRNAYKDLFSDYKRAKQQEMMIAAPLDLSFKKATTMNELANKRPQAIRTGKIPLRTTMDRFVTCSFWLSNNSLTSMDGFKNLVHKLLDDPAYLTWIDLSFNEIERIGDDIIQFPNLKIIYLHGNNIWNINDVIKLKNLQNLKSLTMHGNPIENLQYYRGYIVHILPQLTTLDFSAILSADKKKAPPAGFHKMINRNI; this comes from the exons ATGGAACCGCGTAATGCATACAAAGATTTATTTTCCGATTACAAACGAGCTAAACAACAAGAGATGATGATAGCTGCTCCATTGGATTTGTCATTTAAAAAAGCAACCACTATGAACG AATTAGCAAATAAACGTCCACAAGCAATACGGACAGGTAAAATTCCTTTGAGAACCACTATGGACCGTTTTGTAACATgttcgttctggttaagcaataaTTCACTGACCTCAATGGATGGATTTAAAAATCTTGTTCACAAACTTCTTGATGACCCTGCATACCTTACCTGGATCGATCTTTCTTTTAACGAGATAGAGAGAATTGGAGATGATATTATCCAATTTCCAAatctaaaaattatttacttacATGGGAACAACATATGGAATATTAATGACGTGATAAAACTGAAAAACCTGCAAAATCTCAAATCCTTAACAATGCATGGAAATCCCATTGAAAATCTTCAATATTATAGAGGATATATTGTTCATATTCTTCCACAATTGACAACATTAGACTTTTCAGCAATCCTCTCTGCAGATAAGAAAAAAGCACCACCTGCTGGGTTTCACAAAATGATAAAtcgcaatatataa
- the LOC143153176 gene encoding uncharacterized protein LOC143153176, translating into MPRTKRIRKSKQEQQSVEEIDLLIQDFNQQAHLRILRMEAEAEMEIKSFEKFIDIILSRFPLEIQQMTLAEIFTYETDDQKENCNKVLSSVDDCSLALAPRMVEEEKTSKRITAASDDGYVTEGVVTSYPTKIQKDTEVSRNIRTRSNSRASKIKLSEVNQETVKKTRKERGKESMKDAKFKTPATQKLNISEYGLVTPKVKPNTPLNVLRRPRHGEMVLSMQGSPLFVSTVVQEDIANVNVPLSNGNIMSLLPKDGLRMSHIPQLDSETMQQLETLKKHIEKVISIK; encoded by the coding sequence ATGCCGCGAACGAAGCGTATACGAAAATCAAAACAGGAACAGCAGTCGGTGGAAGAAATTGATTTGTTGATACAAGATTTTAACCAACAAGCACATTTACGAATTTTAAGAATGGAAGCAGAAGCAGAGATGGAGataaaaagttttgaaaaatttatagacATTATTCTGTCTCGGTTTCCTCTGGAGATACAGCAAATGACCCTTGCTGAAATATTCACTTATGAAACTGACGATCAGAAAGAAAACTGCAACAAAGTTTTGTCTTCAGTTGATGATTGTTCATTAGCATTGGCTCCGAGAATGGTGGAAGAAGAAAAGACCTCGAAAAGAATCACTGCTGCATCCGACGATGGATATGTGACTGAGGGAGTAGTTACTTCATACccaacaaaaattcaaaaggaTACAGAAGTATCCAGGAACATTAGAACACGTAGCAATTCCAGAGCTAGCAAGATAAAACTCAGTGAAGTTAATCAAGAGACTGTGAAGAAAACTAGGAAGGAACGTGGAAAAGAATCTATGAAAGATGCTAAATTTAAAACTCCTGCAACTCAGAAACTCAATATCTCTGAGTATGGGCTTGTAACTCCAAAAGTCAAACCCAATACACCGTTAAATGTGTTAAGACGTCCACGACATGGGGAAATGGTTCTTAGTATGCAAGGTAGTCCCTTATTTGTTTCTACAGTTGTCCAAGAAGATATTGCCAATGTTAATGTACCTTTAAGTAATGGTAATATAATGTCATTGTTACCTAAAGATGGACTACGTATGTCACACATTCCTCAGTTAGATTCAGAAACTATGCAACAGttagaaacattaaaaaagCATATTGAGAAAGTTATCTCTATAAAATGA
- the LOC143153177 gene encoding leucine-rich repeat-containing protein 51-like translates to MMIVAPLNLSFRKAITMNELANKRPQAIRTGKIPLRTAMDRFVTCSFWLSNNSLTSMDGFKNLVHKLLDDPAYLTWIDFSFNEIERIGDDIIQFPNLKIIYLHGNNIWNINDVIKLKNLQNLKFLMHGNLFEDLQYYRGYIVHIFPQLTTSDSSVILSADKK, encoded by the exons atgATGATAGTTGCTCCATTGAATTTGTCATTTCGAAAAGCAATCACTATGAACG AATTGGCAAATAAACGTCCACAAGCAATACGGACAGGTAAAATTCCTTTGAGAACCGCTATGGACCGTTTTGTAACATgttcgttctggttaagcaataaTTCACTGACCTCAATGGATGGATTTAAAAATCTTGTTCACAAACTTCTTGATGACCCTGCATACCTTACCTGGATCGATTTTTCCTTTAACGAGATAGAGAGAATTGGAGATGATATTATCCAATTTCCAaatctaaaaattatttatttacatggGAACAACATATGGAATATCAATGACGTGATAAAACTGAAAAATCTGCAAAATCTCAAATTCTTAATGCATGGAAATCTTTTTGAAGATCTTCAATATTATAGAGGATATATTGTTCACATTTTCCCACAATTGACAACGTCAGACTCTTCAGTAATACTTTCTGCAGATAAGAAATAA
- the LOC143153175 gene encoding cyclin-L1-like, giving the protein MNKIFIFIRTVRVKMSNTKENSIAPTKNTTTGNTKLYGKIVLTLQNCLLPEDKLNSTPSHLDGLDAETETDLRILGCELIQTAGILLKLPQVAMATGQVIFQRFYYSKSLVRHNMETTAMGCVCLASKIEEAPRRIRDVINVFNHIKQVSSQKPIQPVILDQNYVALKNQVIKSERRVLKELGFCVHVKHPHKIIVMYLQVLGYEKNRALMQQCWNYMNDSLRSDVFLRHQPETVACACVYLGARQLQLPLPTSPAWFSLFKVNESAIRDVCRRILRLYFRPRVKPEQLEKRVEELRRQYEEARTKARGGDVDSHTPSPPLPKHHNAWGGFISRSGTHAAPERTKSPRRSKSPSTSPSRGEGTKHSKRKKHSRSRSRSHSHGRSRKPKKTQRRRSGSHKSSRSRYRSRSRSRERDIEKSSKHRSKHRRH; this is encoded by the exons atgaataaaatttttatctttattcgAACTGTGCGAGTGAAGATGAGTAACACGAAGGAAAATTCTATAGCCCCAACCAAAAATACAACTACAGGAAATACGAAACTTTACGGAAAGATTGTGTTAACGTTGCAGAATTGTCTTTTACCCGAGGACAAGCTTAATTCAACACCGTCGCATTTAGATGGACTGGATGCAGAAACCGAAACTGATCTGCGAATATTAGGATGCGAACTGATCCAAACAGCTGGTATTTTGCTGAAGTTGCCGCAG GTTGCAATGGCCACAGGACAAGTAATATTTCAACGATTTTATTACAGTAAATCGTTAGTTAGACATAATATGGAAACAACTGCAATGGGTTGTGTTTGTTTAGCTAGTAAAATTGAGGAGGCACCGAGGCGCATCAGGGATGTCATTAATGTTTTTAATCATATAAAGCAAGTCTCCAGTCAAAA GCCGATACAACCAGTAATACTCGATCAAAATTATGTGGCATTAAAAAATCAAGTAATTAAATCCGAAAGGAGAGTTTTGAAGGAACTAGGTTTTTGTGTTCATGTAAAGCATCCTCATAAAATTATCGTTATGTACTTGCAAGTATTAGGTTATGAGAAGAATCGAGCTCTGATGCAACAATGCTGGAATTATATGAACGATTCATTAAGGTCTGATGTATTTTTAAGACATCAACCAGAAACAGTTGCCTGTGCGTGCGTCTATTTGGGAGCTAGACAGCTTCAACTCCCGCTACCTACTTCACCCGCATGGTTTTCCCTTTTTAAAGTTAACGAATCTGCAATTAGAGATGTTTGTCGCCGTATATTACGACTTTATTTCCGGCCACGCGTTAAACCGGAACAATTAGAAAAACGTGTAGAAGAGCTTCGTCGTCAGTACGAGGAAGCCAGAACCAAAGCAAGAGGAGGAGATGTTGACAGTCACACACCAAGTCCGCCACTGCCTAAACATCATAATGCCTGGGGTGGGTTTATCAGTCGTAGTGGTACACATGCAGCACCTGAAAGAACAAAATCACCCAG gcGTTCCAAATCTCCAAGTACTTCACCATCCAGGGGTGAAGGAACAAAACATTCCAAGAGAAAGAAACATAGCAGAAGCAGATCACGCAGTCATAGCCACGGACGATCTCGAAAACCGAAAAAAACACAACGAAGACGATCCGGCAGTCATAAGTCCTCGCGCAGTCGTTACAGATCGCGCAGCCGATCTCGAGAAAGAGATATAGAAAAATCAAGTAAACATCGCAGTAAACACAGACGACATTGA